CCGACTATGATCTGAAGTTTACCGTGTTCCGGTCTTCATGGCAATGGCCTAACCCGGATTTGCCTTTGGCTTTCCGGTGGATAGCGGATGGTTGCAGGCCCGGTTCGTGCTTGTTGGTACTCGGCGGCGGAAGTGTAATGCCACGTCGGTTCGAGTGGCGGCCGCCCTTACTGATCTATGGGGCGAGTCCGCAAGCCGGGTTGTCCACAGCGGTTGTGGAGAACTGTATGGATGTCCGGTGTCGACAGGGCGTAACTAGTCAGAACATATATCAAGTTAGCGTATTGCTAGTAATCTGTGCAGATCCTGTTCGATATCGTTTCCGCGGCTCAATGATGCACGTGGATCCGGTTATGCATCGCCGAACACCTGGGCGCTGAAAATATACAGGTCCGTATCCTCGCAATCCCAGGCATCAGCCGGCAAGCCGGCTTTGATGCAGGTCTGGTTTAAAAATGTGGTGCGGTCCCAGTGGTGTTCGACGGCAACCTGCGGCAGCAATACGCCGCGGTGGAACGCTTTTTCAAGGTAGATGCCGTGAACTCCGACCTCGATCTCGTTCGGATCGGTAATCTTTTCCAGGGCGGACAGAACGGATATTTCGATCTGGAAATCGGCCAGGTCGGTTTCGGCCATGGGGTAAAAGCGCGGATCCTTGGTTGCTGCCGCGCAAGCCATTTCGGCAACTTCGCGGTGAAGTGGCCATTCGGACTGAAAGTTTCCTATGCAACCGCGCAGTTGCTGATCCTGTTTGATGGAAACAAAACAACCACGTCGCGCATTCAGGGCTTTTTCTTCGCGGGGTTCGATATAGGGTTTGCCGGT
This DNA window, taken from Syntrophotalea carbinolica DSM 2380, encodes the following:
- the amrA gene encoding AmmeMemoRadiSam system protein A is translated as MDQPLTEPQQAILLAIARKSIETCVLTGKPYIEPREEKALNARRGCFVSIKQDQQLRGCIGNFQSEWPLHREVAEMACAAATKDPRFYPMAETDLADFQIEISVLSALEKITDPNEIEVGVHGIYLEKAFHRGVLLPQVAVEHHWDRTTFLNQTCIKAGLPADAWDCEDTDLYIFSAQVFGDA